In Candidatus Eisenbacteria bacterium, the following proteins share a genomic window:
- a CDS encoding PEP-CTERM sorting domain-containing protein, giving the protein GFLDPGYGGQEYDVEATYLAYDNSFAYIGIVTGFPLAGRTGWNGYYYQHFAAGDIGIDMNDDDVYDYAVDTSAGGALRWGDLVWQDPHLAGQPAWGGAADPLLVTAWQNSSPIEAFRYGAFDGRYSIEAIIDREALGFLNESMMIHWTMGCGNDLAEVDMAVTPVPEPATLMLLGGGLMLSGIAARSRRKKK; this is encoded by the coding sequence TGGCTTCCTGGATCCTGGTTACGGCGGCCAGGAGTACGACGTCGAGGCCACCTATCTCGCATATGACAATTCATTTGCCTATATCGGGATCGTGACGGGATTCCCGCTTGCGGGGCGCACCGGATGGAACGGCTACTACTACCAGCACTTCGCGGCCGGAGACATCGGGATCGACATGAACGACGACGATGTCTATGACTACGCCGTCGACACGAGCGCGGGCGGCGCGCTCCGCTGGGGCGATCTCGTGTGGCAGGATCCGCATCTTGCCGGCCAGCCCGCGTGGGGCGGCGCGGCCGATCCGCTCCTGGTCACGGCTTGGCAGAACAGCTCTCCGATCGAGGCCTTCCGCTATGGCGCGTTCGACGGGCGCTACTCGATCGAGGCGATCATCGATCGCGAGGCGCTGGGGTTCCTAAACGAGTCGATGATGATCCACTGGACGATGGGATGCGGCAACGACCTGGCCGAGGTCGACATGGCCGTCACCCCCGTTCCCGAGCCCGCGACCCTGATGCTGCTTGGCGGCGGGTTGATGCTGAGCGGCATCGCCGCGCGGTCGCGCAGGAAGAAGAAGTAG